The Cloacibacterium sp. TD35 region TGTGTAGAATTCCGCCTCCTTTATTATAAGAAACGCCATCAAACATGTCTTCTCTATCGGTATAATTAAATCTCACCAAATCTTTACCAAAATTTCTTGGGTCTGCTTTAGAATTTTTGAGAGATTTTAATCTTTTATAATCGGCTTCATCTTTTCCGTACTTGTATTCGTTCCAAAGACATTCTGAATAATCTGCAAAACTCTCATTTACAGTAAGATTACTCCAACTTTCTGCGGTTACTAAATCTCCGAACCAATGATGGAATAATTCGTGAGCGATTACATCTTCCCATTTGTTTTCGTCTGCTAAATCGCCCGCTTTTTGCTGTGCAGATTCTTCGTGAATCACTGCGGTCGTGTTTTCCATAGCACCAGAAACGTAATCTCTACCTACAATCTGTGCATATTTTTGCCAAGGAAAATCATAGTTTAATTTTTTAGAAAAGAACTCTATCATTTCTGGAGTATTCCCAAAAATTTGTTTCGCATACGGTTCGTATTCTTTTTCTACATAATAATCTACGTCTATATTTCTCCATTTATCTTTAATCACGGCATATTCTCCCACTCCCATGAAAAATAAATACGGAGCGTGTTTTTTGTCCATTACCCAATGATCCGTTCTCAGGTTTTCACCTAAATTTTCAGAACTTTTTAAAATCCCGTTAGAAAGGGTTACATATTGTTTAGGAACCGTCATGTAAATTTCCTGCGTGGTTTTCTGATTAGGCTTATCTATAGTAGGAAACCAACAAGAAGAAGATTCTGTTTCGCCTTGAGTCCAGATTTGTGTAGGTTTATCTGCATCTTTTCCTTGAGCATTGATGAAATAAAGTCCTTTTGCATCATTAATTGCAGCAGAACCTTTTTGTTTTACTTCATTTGGTCTCGCTACATATTTGATATAAACCGTATAATCTTGATTTTTTTGGTAAGTTTTATCCAAAGAAATTTTTAGAGTATCTTCTTTGTAATCATATTTCAAAGGAGTTCTTGCACCATTTTTCTCTAATGCTACCTCATTAATAATCATTCCTTTAGCATCTAAAACCAATTCATCAGAAGCATAAAAAAAAGGTGAAGCAGTAATCCAAGCCTCTCCGTTCATTTGCTCTTTTTCAAAATTGAAATTCACACGCAATTTGGTGTGTTTCAGTTCTGTAGATTTGGTATGAGTAGCTCTGTAAACACCAGTTCTGCCAGAAGTTTCGGTTTGTGCAAAAGTGTAATTGTCAGTAGAAAAAAGCCCTAAAAATAAGGCTGCAATGAGTAGTTTCTTCATTCTAAAATTTTGTATTTCGGTTAATTAGTCCCATTTATGTACTCTTTGTTACGTATAAAAACTTTGCCAAAGTTAAAATTATTCTAAAATTAACTTTGGCAAAATCCTAAAAAAAATCAAAATTTACTCCCTAAATCTTAGAGGAAATAAATTTTGATTCTCAAATATTTAATGAATTATCATTTAAATCGCTACTGGCGCTTTAATTCCAGGATGTGGATTGTAATTTTCTAACGTAAAATCTTCAAAATCGAAATCAAATAAATCTTTAATTTCTGGATTGAGTTTCATAGTTGGCAATGCTCTAGGTTCACGAGAAAGTTGCAATTTTACCTGCTCAAAATGGTTGTTATAAATATGAACATCTCCGAAAGTATGCACATAATCTCCCACTTCTAAACCACAAACCTGCGCCACCATCATACAAAGCAATGCATAACTCGCAATATTAAAAGGGACGCCTAAAAATACATCAGCACTTCTTTGATACAATTGTAGTGACAATTTTCCATCTGCCACATAAAACTGAAACAATGCATGACAAGGCGCTAGAGCCATATTTGGAATTTCTGCTGCATTCCAAGCAGAAACGATGAGTCTTCTAGAATCTGGATTTTTCTTTATTTGCTCTACTACTTCTACGATTTGGTCTACCACTTTTCCATCTTTTCCTTCCCAGGTTCTCCATTGTGCTCCATAAACTGGACCAAGATTTCCGTTTTCATCTGCCCATTCATTCCAAATAGAGACCCCATTATCCGTAAGATATTTGATATTGGTATCGCCTTTTAGAAACCACAACAATTCATAAATAATAGACTTCAAATGCACTTTTTTGGTCGTTACCAAAGGAAACCCTTTAGACAAATCATATCGCA contains the following coding sequences:
- a CDS encoding M1 family metallopeptidase; this encodes MKKLLIAALFLGLFSTDNYTFAQTETSGRTGVYRATHTKSTELKHTKLRVNFNFEKEQMNGEAWITASPFFYASDELVLDAKGMIINEVALEKNGARTPLKYDYKEDTLKISLDKTYQKNQDYTVYIKYVARPNEVKQKGSAAINDAKGLYFINAQGKDADKPTQIWTQGETESSSCWFPTIDKPNQKTTQEIYMTVPKQYVTLSNGILKSSENLGENLRTDHWVMDKKHAPYLFFMGVGEYAVIKDKWRNIDVDYYVEKEYEPYAKQIFGNTPEMIEFFSKKLNYDFPWQKYAQIVGRDYVSGAMENTTAVIHEESAQQKAGDLADENKWEDVIAHELFHHWFGDLVTAESWSNLTVNESFADYSECLWNEYKYGKDEADYKRLKSLKNSKADPRNFGKDLVRFNYTDREDMFDGVSYNKGGGILHMLRNYLGDEAFFTGLSDYLKTNEYGTGEAHQLRLSLEKVSGKDLNWFFNQWYFGKGYPKLEVKSTFDPMKKQVTVNIAQTQEEKFEFPLSIDVLENGKISRKDIWVTAKAKNDFVFDVTKNPELINTNPEGLLLSDIKQDKTPEQLYLQYTTAKDFYSKYTAIEEAKDQVSKNPFADKLYAAALKDKFYRNRLLALEGLPEDPKSFLADVEKLAQNDEKNLVKGAAIGVLAKTKNPKYLPLFEKGINAVSNSVKGNSLSGIAQVAPEKVVNYAEKIDLESASEDLVMTLLPVIVKNKITNQMPNIASLVAFYPFIEFQNPKLAAPAEEGFNWIMDSDNTKAVHNLTKVLGQAKSQIGDNVQAKMMIVQMLKKGLERKMKLFRENPSSTSLNTQIEMLNKAITSYSN
- a CDS encoding thymidylate synthase; this encodes MQNYLDLLQHILDHGTDKTDRTGTGTRSVFGYQLRYDLSKGFPLVTTKKVHLKSIIYELLWFLKGDTNIKYLTDNGVSIWNEWADENGNLGPVYGAQWRTWEGKDGKVVDQIVEVVEQIKKNPDSRRLIVSAWNAAEIPNMALAPCHALFQFYVADGKLSLQLYQRSADVFLGVPFNIASYALLCMMVAQVCGLEVGDYVHTFGDVHIYNNHFEQVKLQLSREPRALPTMKLNPEIKDLFDFDFEDFTLENYNPHPGIKAPVAI